In Calypte anna isolate BGI_N300 chromosome 28, bCalAnn1_v1.p, whole genome shotgun sequence, a single window of DNA contains:
- the FGF22 gene encoding fibroblast growth factor 22, which yields MRRGGPAAIAACLAGALAVLAGPGGSSWGGRRPPRSYGHLEGDVRWRRLFSATRFFLRIDGGGRVEGTRWRERTGSIVEIRSVCVGVVAIRAVHTGFFLAMNKQGRLYGSKEFSPNCKFTERIEENGYNTYTSLRWRHHGRPMFLSLNSKGRPRRGGKTRRHHLSTHFLPILVS from the exons ATGAGGCGCGGGGGCCCCGCCGCCATCGCCGCCTGCCTCGCCGGGGCGCTCGCCGTGCTGGCGGGGCCGGGGGGCTCCTCCTGGGGCGGCCGGCGACCCCCTCGTAGCTACGGGCACCTGGAAGGCGACGTGCGATGGCGGCGGCTCTTCTCCGCCACCCGCTTCTTCCTGCGCATCGACGGCGGCGGCCGCGTGGAGGGGACGCGCTGGAGGGAGCGGACGGGCA GCATCGTCGAGATCCGGTCAGTGTGTGTCGGCGTCGTGGCCATCCGGGCGGTGCACACCGGCTTCTTCCTGGCCATGAACAAGCAGGGGAGGCTCTATGGGTCG AAGGAGTTCAGCCCCAACTGCAAGTTCACGGAGCGCATCGAGGAGAACGGCTACAACACCTACACCTCACTGCGCTGGCGGCACCACGGCCGCCCCATGTTCCTCTCCCTCAATAGCAAGGGCAGGCCACGGCGAGGGGGCAAGACACGCCGGCACCACCTCTCCACCCACTTCCTCCCCATCCTCGTCAGCTGA